From Erythrobacter sp. YJ-T3-07:
TCCCTCGCGGCTGTACCTTGTTCAACCGGCAGAAACCGGCGCGGCCATTAACGGCCTGTTTACCATGACCGGCAAGAAGTGAACGGGCGGGCTGCAACCCGTCTAAAAGGGGATAATGAGGACAGGGGAAATATCATGCGACTTACCAGTGTAGAAATCGAGACGGCCACACCGGCCACCGACCAGATTGCCGATCTGACGATCGCACGGCTGATCGCCGCTGCCGCGGATGGCGATGCGCAGGCGTGCTACGAACTGGGCGTGATCTGGTCGACCGGGGGCCACGGGCTCGACTGCGACCTGATCGAAGCGCACCAGTGGTTCAACCTCGCCGCCGCGAGGGGCCATCGGGAAGCGGCCTGGTGCCGCGCCGACATTTCCGACGAGATGACCGCGCGTGAAATCGCCGAGGCCCAGCGCCGCGCGCGCCAGTGGATGATCGAACAGCGCAAGAGCGCGTGATTCGCGCCTGACGACTACCCTTTCCTGAAGGGCGTGCGCTCTTCGAGGAAGTTCTGTTCCGCCGCGATGCCCTGACGCTCGCGCTCGAGGAACTCCGCCACCGCGGCGCGCAGGCCCGGATCGGCGATGTAATGCGCCGAGCGCGTCTGCACCGGAGCATATCCGCGCGCGAGCTTGTGCCCGCCTTGCGCCCCTGCCTCCACACGCGACAGACCGCGCGCGATCGCCGCGTCGATCGCCTGATAATAGCACAGCTCGAAATGCAGGAAGGGGATGTCGACCAGGCACCCCCAGTAGCGGCCGAACAGCGTGGTCCCGCCGATCACGTTCATCGCGCCCGCGACCGGCTGCCCGTCCAGATATGCAAAGATCAGCAGGATCTGCTCACCCATCCGCTCGCCCAGCAGGGTGAAGGCCTCGCGAGTCAGATAGGGCGTGCCCCATTTGCGCATTCCGGTGTCCTGATAGAATTCCCAGAACGCATCCCACACATCCTCGGTCAGATCGTCGCCGGTCAGGTGGCGAATCTCCACCTGTTCTTGCGCCTTCGCCCGCTCCTTGCGCAGGTTCTTGCGCTTGCGACTCGCGAGTGTGTCCAGAAACGCGTCGAAATCCGCGAAGCCATCATTTTCCCAATGGAATTGCAGGTCGCTGCGAATCAGCCACCCGGCACGCTCGAACAGCGACACCTGATCGGGCGCAATGAAAGTCGCGTGCGCGCCCGACAGGCCGTGTTCGTGGCACACCTGCTCGGCCGCGTTCAGCAGCGGCGCGGCAAAGGCCTCGTCCTCGAACAGCAGGCGCGGACCCGTCGCCGGGGTGAACGGCGCGGCGATCTGGAGCTTGGGATAATAGCGCCCGCCCGCCCGCTCATATGCGTCGGCCCAGCCCTGGTCGAACACGTATTCGCCGCGGCTGTGCGACTTGAGGTAGGCCGGCAAGGCTGCGTGAATCGTGCCGCCATCGTCCGCAATCGTGATCGGTGCGGCCTGCCAGCCGGTGCCCGGCCCGACGCTGCCCGAATCCTCCATCGCGGAAAGAAACGCGTGGCCGACGAAGGGATTGTCCTCGCCCGCCACCCGGTTCCACGCCGCCGCGTCGATTCCGGCGACCCCGCCATGGATGCGTGCCGTGAGCTCTCTATCCGCCATCAGCGCCGATATGGGAACGCATGGGCCGCTTCGCGAGCCGCTAGTGCTGCGGGCGCAGCGCGATAATCGCGTCGACCTCGACTGCGGCGCCCAGCGGCAGGACTGGCACGCCGACCGCCGCGCGGGCATGGCGGCCCGCTTCGCCGAACACGTCGAACATCAGTTCGGAAGCGCCATTGGCGACCTTGGCCTGGTCTGTGAAATCGGCAGTCGAATTGACGAACGCGCCGAGCCTGACGACGCGCTCCACCCGGTCGAGCGAGATGCGCGCCCCTTCGAGCTGCGCAAGAATCATCAGCCCGCACGCCCGCGCGGCCGCAACCCCGTCTTCCAGGCTCACGTCATCGCCCAGCCGCCCGGTGACCAGTTCGCCGTCGATGAAGGGCAGCTGCCCGGAAAGATAGGCCAGGCCGCCATGCACCGCGACCGGCACATAGCTGGCGACGGGCGCGGCAGCCTTGGGCAGGGTGATCCCCAGTTCGTCGAGGCGGGCTTGGATGGTCATGCGGGTTTCTCCAGTCGGTCCAGTATCCATGGCAGCGCTTCGTGCCACGTATCGATTCGGGCGTGCGCATCGCCTGCCTTGGCCCCGCAGGCAATATGCGGGGCGAGGCCGGGCTCGCCGCACAGGTGCAGCCGGGCAATGTCTGGCGCATGCTCGCGCGCGGAGCTGTGGTGCTGCGACAGATCGTCGATGAACACCGCGCGGCTCGGGGAGTATTCGTCCAGTATCCGCGCAATCGCGCCGCCCTTGGGGCCCTGGTTGGTATAGACCTTCACATCGATTCCGTGGCGGGCGAGCTGGCGCGCGCGATCCTCCTGCCGGTGGTCCAGCAGGTTGGTCAACACCACCACATCGGCCTGCTCGGCCAGCGTGCCATAGGCCTCCACCGCGCCCGCGATCGGCTCCTGCCGTTCCATCTCGGTATCGAAAAATCCGTTGAGCAGCCGCCAGATTTCCTTCTGCTCGACCGTCTCGCCGGTCTCGCGCCGGGTCAGCGCGGTGGTGAAATCGGGCGCGTCGAAGGCGAAGTCGATGGCATGCGCCTCGCCCAGCCAGTCGCGGAAATGGGCGACCATGTGCAGCAGCACTTCGTCGCAATCGGTTATGACAAGCGGGCGGCTCATGCGGACAGTTCCCGGTGCGCGGCGATGATCACCGCCGGATCGACGTTGAGCGCATCGGCGGCGAGCACCAGATCGGGCTCGTGCGCGGCGAGGAATTCGAGCACCGCGGCCTGCACGCTCTTGTCCTCGATCCCGTGGCGCAGCCGTTCGGGCGTCAGCCCGGTCAGCGAGAGCAGGCGGTCGGCCCGCCGCTCGTCGGTCAGGATCCAGCCCAGCGCGCCCAGTGCCAGCGCCTCGGCATCGGAGTGGCCGCCATGAGAGCCGGAATGCGGGGCGGACGATGAGGAGTCTGGCGGGGGCGTTGTCATAAGGGGGGCAGGTGGCCTATCCGGGGGCAAATCAGGAGTCGGGCGAGACGTGGCAAAACGCATCCTTGTTGTCGAGGACAACGATCTCAACCGCAAATTGTTCTGCGATGTGCTGCGCGCCAAGGGCTACGAGGTGCTCGGCTGCGCAGACGGCAATTCGGTGATCGCATCGGCGCATCAATTCGGCCCCGATCTCGCGATCATGGACATCCAGCTGCCGCATGTCTCGGGTCTCGACCTGATCGCGCAGATGAAGGCGGACAGCAAGCTTGCCGGGGTACCCGTGCTCGCGGTGACGGCCTATGCCGGCAAGGGCGACGAGGATCGCATTCGCGCCGCAGGGGCAGAGGATTACCTTGCCAAACCGGTCTCCATCGGGCCGTTTTCGGCCAAGGTTCTTGCGCTCATCGGAGAGTAGCGGACACCCGCGAAAGCTTGACAAATCGGGGGCAAGAGCGCTTTGCCCCGCCGGTTCCCATTAGAGATTTGAAAGAGGATGCCCGCGATGGACCGTGCCGAGATCGACCGGCGAATCCGCGACCTGATCGAACCGTTCAACAAGAACGGGGTCACCATTACCGATGCGACCACCTTTCAGGTCGACCTCGAATTCGACAGCCTGACCGTGATGGATTTCGTCGCCGCGATCGAGGATGAGTTCGACATCATCATCTCGATGAACCAGCAGGCCGAGATCGAGACCTATGGCCAGCTGGTCGATGCCGTGAAGAAACTGGTCGACGCAGGGTGATCGCACGATGAGTGAAGGCATCAGCCAGCCGGACGCGCCCGTCGTGCGTGAAGGCCGCGCCAAAGGCGATCTGTTCGCCAAGTTCGACGATCTGATCGCGATGCGCGAAGGCCTGCTCGCCAGCGGGGTGGAAGATCCTTTCAACCTCGTGATGGAAAAGGTCCTCTCGCCCACCCGCGCGATCTGCAACGGGCGCGAGACGATCCTGCTCGGCACCTACAACTACATGGGCATGACCTTCGATCCGGACGTGATCGAGGCGGGCAAGCAGGCGCTGGAAGAGTTCGGCAGCGGGACGACCGGCAGCCGCGTTCTGAACGGGACGTATCAGGGCCACAAGGAGTGCGAGGACGCGCTCAAGGAATTTTACGGAATGGACCACGCGATGGTCTTTTCCACCGGCTACCAGGCCAACCTCGGGATCATCTCCACCATCGCCGGCAAGGGCGATTACGTGGTGCTCGATATCGACAGCCACGCCTCGATCTACGATGGCTGCGCGATGGGCCGGGCCGAGATCGTCGCCTTTCGCCATAATGATATCGAAGCGCTCGAAAAGCGGCTGAAGCGCATTCCCGCCGATGCGGGCAAGCTGGTCGTCCTCGAAGGCGTCTATTCGATGCTCGGCGATGTTGCGCCGCTGAAGGAGATGATCCGCGTCTCCAAGGAAGCAGGCGCGATGGTGCTGGTCGACGAGGCGCATTCGATGGGCTTCATCGGCGAACATGGCCGCGGCGTTGCCGAGGATCAGGGCGTGCTCGACGATGTCGACTTCGTGATCGGCACGTTTTCGAAGAGCGTCGGCACGGTGGGCGGCTTCTGCGTCTCCAACCACCCCGATTTCGAGATCATGCGGCTGGTGTGCCGCCCCTACGTGTTCACCGCCAGCCTGCCGCCGAGCGTAGTCGCCACCGCCGCGACCTCGATCCGCAAGCTGATGCATGGGAGCAACAAGCGCGCGCACCTGTGGGAGAACTCCAAGCGGCTCCACGGCGGGCTCAAGGAACTGGGCTTCCAGCTCGGCACCGACGAACCGCAGAGCGCGATCGTCGCGGTGATCATGCCCGACCTGACCAAGGGCGCGCAGATGTGGGAGGCGCTGCTGAAGGAAGGGCTCTACGTCAATCTCGCCCGCCCGCCCGCAACGCCCGCCAACATGACGCTGCTGCGCTGTTCGCTATGCGCGGAGCATAGCGAGGAAGAGGTCTCCACCATCCTCGGCATGTTCGAGCGCGCAGGCAAGGCGACCGGGATTATCTGATCAGCCGGCATCCAGCGCATGGCGCACCGGCTTTATGGGAATGCGCAGATAGGAAACGCCGTTGTCGGTCGCTTCGGGGAAGCGTCCGGCGCGGATATTGACCTGGACCGAGGGTAGCAGCAGCCGCGGCACGGCAAGGTCGCTGTCGCGCGCCTCGCGCATGGCGACGAACTCCTCCTCGCTCACGCCGTCGTGCACGTGCACGCTGCTGCGCTTCTGCTCGCCGACGGTGGTCTCCCACGCATAGTCCTCGCGCCCCGGCGCCTTGTAGTCGTGGCACATGAACAGCCGGGTTTCCTCGGGCAGCGCCAGCAGGCGGCGGATCGAGTGATAGAGCTGGTGCGCATCGCCGCCGGGGAAGTCCGCGCGCGCGGTGCCGAAATCGGGCATGAACAGCGTGTCGCCCACGAACACCGCATCGCCGATCTTGTAGGCAATATCCGCCGGGGTGTGCCCGGGCACGTGCAGCACCTCGACGCGGAGCGAGCCGATCGCGAAGCTCTCTCCATCGGCGAACAGGTCGTCGAAATCGGACCCGTCGGTCTTGAGGTCGTCCATCCCGAAGACCGGGCGGAAGATCTTCTGCACATCGCGGATATGCGCGCCGATGCCAATTCGCGCGCCGGTCTTCGCCTTGATGAAGGGTGCCGCGCTCAGATGGTCGGCATGGGCGTGGGTTTCGAGCACGCGCTCGATCGTCACGCCTTCCTCCTCAGCGGCGGCAAGGATCGCTTCGGCAGAGCGCACATCCGCCTCACCCGAGGCAAGATCAAAGTCGAGCACAGGGTCGATCACTGCGCCCTTCGCCGTGTCCGGGTCCCAGACCAGATAGCTGACCGTGTTGGTCGGTTCGTCGAAGAAGGCGCGAATGTGGGGGTTCGTCATGATGGGTCTCCGTCGGGCTTGCTGTTGACGCTTGACATATATTAGCGATTGCTTATTTAGCAAGTGCTAATGGACAACGACACACTTCTCGCCCCCGCAGACCTCGCCACGTTCGAGGCCAATGCATCTTCCGTCGCCGAGCTGCTCAAGGCGCTCGGCAACACGCGTCGCCTGATGGTGATGTGCAAGCTGGCCGAACATGGCGAGATGCGGGTGAACGCGCTGGCCGAGGAGGTCGGCCTGTCCCAGTCCGCGCTCTCGCAGCATCTTGCGAAGATGCGGGCCGAGGGACTGGTCGACTCCCGGCGCGAGGCGCAGACCGCCTGGTACCGCATCGCCGACCCGCGCTGCCGCACCCTGCTGGCGACCCTTCACGATCTCTATTGTCAGGAGTGACCCCCATGACTTCTACCCCCAAGACCGTCTCCCCCACCGAAGCCCGGCGCATGATGGCCGAAGGCGCAAAACTGGTGGATATCCGCGGGACCGACGAGTTCGCCCGCGCCCGCGCTCAGGGTGCCGAGAATCGCCCGCTCGACCAGATCGAGCGGATCGATTGCGACGGGCCGATCGTGTTCATGTGCCGCTCCGGCATGCGGACCGGCAGCAATGCGCAGCGGCTCGCCGCGTGCCATGATGGCGAGGCCTTCCTGCTTGAAGGCGGGCTGGAAGGCTGGCGCAAGGCCGACCTTCCGGTGGAGGAAGACCGCAGCCAGCCGATCGAGATCATGCGGCAGGTCCAGATCGCCGCCGGATCGCTGGTCCTGCTGGGCGTGATCTTGGGCCTTACGGTCGCGCCGGGATGGTTTGCGCTGTCGGGCTTCGTCGGCGCGGGGCTGGTCTTCGCAGGCACCACCGGCTGGTGCGGCATGGCGTACCTGCTCGCGATCATGCCGTGGAACCGGCAGGCCGCAGCGGCCTGACGCGACCGATGGACCTGGCTCATATCCTCATCACGCTGCTTTCGGGCGGCGTCATCGGCTTCGTGCTGGGGCTGGTCGGCGGCGGGGGCTCGATCCTCGCCGTGCCGCTGCTGGTCTATGCGGTGGGGATGAAATCGCCGCACATGGCGATCGGCACTGCCGCTGTGGCGGTGGCGCTCAACGCGCTGGTCGGTCTCGTCGGCCATGCGCGCAGCGGAAATGTCCGCTGGCAATGCGCGCTCAGCTTCGCGCTCGCCGGGTCGGCGGGTGCGGCACTGGGCGCGGAGGCGGGCAAGGCGGTCGATGGTGAGAGCCTGCTCGGCCTGTTCGGCGGGTTGATGGTGGTGGTCGCGCTGCTGATGCTGCGCGGTCGCAAGGCGGCGGAGAACCCGCTGGTGCGGATGACGCGCGAGAATGCGAAATCCATGCTCTCGCGCATCCTGCCGATCGGCTTCGGCACCGGGCTGCTCGCCGGATTCTTCGGGATCGGCGGCGGCTTCCTGATCGTGCCCGGTCTGGTCTTCGCGACCGCGATGCCGCTGTCGCTGGCGATCGGTAGCTCGCTGGTCGCGGTCAGCGCCTTCGGGATCACCACCGCCGGGTCCTACGCGCTCTCGGGCATGGTCGACTGGACGATCGTCGCCTGGCTGGTCGCGGGCGGGATCGGCGGCAGCGTGCTGGGTCGCGGCGCCGGGGCGAAGCTCGCCACGCACAAGCGCGCGCTGGAGATCGGATTTGCGGTTCTGGTCGCGGCGGTGGGCGTGTGGGTGATCGTCAAGTCATTCGGCTGAGATAGCGCGGAACCGCTCGCCACGCCTTTCGTCTGACAGGGCAGAAGGAGATTCTCTAATGGCGAATATCAGCACCGGCAGCGCAAAATACGAAGGCTTCGGCAAAGACGGCAAGGGCCACGTCTCGACCGGGTCGGGCGCGCTCAAGGACCAGCCCTATGGCTTCAAGACCCGGTTCGAGGATGAGCCGGGCACCAACCCCGAAGAACTGATCGCAGCCGCGCATGCCAGCTGCTTCACCATGGCGCTGTCGTTCCAGCTGGCGGGCAAGGGCCACTCCGACGGCACGATCGAGACGACCTGCAAGGTCACGCTGGAAAAGGATGGCGAGGGCTTCAAGGTCAGCAAGTCCGCCCTCTCGGTAACCGGCGGCGGCGACGGGCTCGACAAGGCGACGTTCGAGGAATGCGCCAAGACCGCCAAGGAAAACTGCCCGCTGTCCAAGCTGCTCGACACCGAGATCACGCTGGAAACCAACTTTAAAGGCTAACCGGCTTCCCCCGTGGGCGGATCGGCGCTGAGCCATCCGCCCACACCCACCGCCAGCATCATGCCCACCAGCTGCGCGGCGATGAAGCCGGGCACGTCGACCGGCGCGATCCCGGCGAAGGTGTCGCTGAGCGAGCGGACGACGGTGATCGCGGGATTGGCGAAACTGGTCGAGCTGGTGAACCAGTAGGCGGCGGTGATGTAGAGCGCGACGCTCGCCGGGACGGACCCGGGCAGCCGCTTCAACGTGACGAGGATGGTGAGGATGAGACCGAAGGTCGCGATCGCCTCCCCCGCCCATTGGCCCACGCCGGTACGCGCCTTGGTCGACAGCTGCAGGATCGGCAGATCGAACATCAGGTGGACCGCCAGCGCGCCCAGCGCACCCGCCAGCAGCTGGACGAGGATATAGAGCAGCGCGATGCGCACCCGCGTCTCGCCGCGCAGCGCGAAGGCGATGCTGACCGCAGGGTTGAAATGCGCGCCCGAGATCGGCCCCAGCATCGCAATCAGCACGTAGAGGATTGCCCCGGTGGCGATCGTGTTGGCGAGCAGCGCGACCGCCACGTTCCCGTCCATCAGGTTTTGCGCCATCACGCCCGAACCGAGCACGCCGGCGAACAGGAAGAAGCTGCCGATAGCCTCTGCGGCGAGGCGGCGGGACAGGGCGTGCTCTGCGGGCGGAGCCGCCTCGGCGACGAGGCTCACAGATCCTCGATGCTGTGGACCGCCGCGCACGGATCGTTGGCGTCGGTCTCGTCACCATGGCCGACCTGGGTCAGCACCAGCACTCCGCCGATCACCAGCGCGACGAACGCGGCGGTGACCCACGGCAGGTATTTGTCGATGAAGACCTTGATCGGCGCGCCGAAGATGCGGAACAGCAGGCCCACGGTGAAGAAGATCATCCCGCGGCCCACCAGGCTGGCGAGGATGAAGGTGACGATGTTCATGTTCACGAACCCGGCGGAGATCGTCAGCAGCTTGAACGGCACCGGGGTCGATCCGGCGACCACGATCGCCTCCCAGTCGTATTCGCGCAGATAGCAGGCGGCGCGCGGGAAGCTGTCGGTCATCCCGATCGCGCCGATCAGCCATTCGCCGACCAGATCGTACAGGCCCCAGCCGATGAAATAGCCGAACAGCCCGCCCACGACCGAGGCAAGCGTGGCGATCACGCCGAAGCGAATCGCCTTCTTCGGCTCGGCGAGACACATCAGGCCCAGCAGCGGGTGCGGCGGGATGGGGAAGAAGCTGGCTTCGACGAAGCAGAAGAACGCGAGCCACCACTGCGCATAGGGATGCGCCGCCTTCTCCATCGTCCAATTGTACAGACCGCGCAGCATCGCCGCTCCCTCCCAGATTTCGCCAGCGCTTAGGCCAGCCGCCCACCCCGCGCAAGCGCGTGCGTGGCCCGGTCAATTTACCATATCGGTTATTTTAGCATTGACATCGTGACGCTCTTTGGTTAGAGAGAAAGAACATCGCGATAGTGCGGGCACGGCGGGGGCCAATCGCTACGTCAGACGCCAGCCACCGGGATCATCATTTCATGCCGACCGATAGCAGCAGCGCATCCGCCCAGCGGGTGCGTCGCAAGAACGTGCGCATCACCGACACGCAGAAACGCGAAGGGGAGGAAGGCCCGATCAGCAAGCACTGGCGGACCTATTTCCTCCAGGCACTGGCCGCGACCTCCAGCGTCACCGCTTCGGCGAACGCGGCGGGCATCTCCCCCAGCCGCGCCTACAAGACCCGGCGCGAACATGCGGACTTCGCCGCCGCATGGCGTGCCGCATTGTACGAAGGGTACGAACATCTGGAGATGGAGGCGCTCGCCTACCTGCGCGGCCACGATCCCGACCGCAAGCTCGACATCGCCAACGCGATCCGCCTGCTCGCCACGCACCGCACCACGGTGGCCGAGGAACGGGCCCGCCGCAGCGGGCGGGACGAGGCGGCGGTGTTCGCCGCGCTCGACCGCAAGCTGGACGCGATCCGCACGCGCCGCCTTCCCAAACCGGCGCTGGGTCACGCCGATGAACCATGAGCGGCTCAATGCGCTCGCCAACCTGTCGGACGCCGCGCGGGACGACTGGTACGCCTCGCTGAGAGAGGACGACGCCGACGCGCTCGGCCTTTACTGGCGTCTATGGGCGAGGCCCGAGCAATTGCCGCCGCCGGACGATTGGGACACCTGGCTGATCTGCGCCGGGCGGGGCTTCGGCAAGACGCGCGCCGGGGCCGAATGGGTGCGCATGATCGCGTGCACCGATCGGCACGCCCGGATCGCGCTGGTCGGCGCTTCGCTGTCCGAGGTGCGCAGCGTGATGATCGAGGGCGAAAGCGGCATCCTCGCGGTGTGCGCGCCGAACAATGCGCCGCAATGGGAGCCGAGCCTGCGGCGGCTTTCGTGGGCGAGCGGCGCGCGCGGCTATTGCTACTCCGCCGCCGAGCCCGAATCCTTGCGCGGTCCGCAGCACAGCCACGCGTGGTGCGACGAGATCGCCAAGTGGGACAATGCGGGCGAGCGGGCCACGGCGGCGTGGGACAACCTGCAGATGGGCCTGCGCCTGGGTGAGCACCCCCGCGTGGCTGCGACCACCACGCCGCGCGCCGTGCCGCTGGTCCGGCGACTGCTGGACGAGGCCGAAACCGGCGACGTCGCGGTGACGCGCGGGACGACCTGGGACAACGAGGACAACCTCCCCGCCCGCTTCGTCGACCGGATGCGCCGCCAGTTCGCCAGCACCACGCTGGGGCGGCAGGAACTGGACGGCGAACTGCTGACCGACATCGAAGGCGCGCTGTGGACCCGCGCGCTGCTCGAGATGTGCCGCCAAACTCCCGCTCCCCTTCAGGGGAGCGGGTCGGGGGGTGGGGTCTCCCACTTCACCCGCATAGTAATAGGCGCAGATCCCCCCGCCAGCGCCCACGGCGACGCTTGCGGCATCGTAGTCTGCGGCGTGGATG
This genomic window contains:
- a CDS encoding RidA family protein yields the protein MTIQARLDELGITLPKAAAPVASYVPVAVHGGLAYLSGQLPFIDGELVTGRLGDDVSLEDGVAAARACGLMILAQLEGARISLDRVERVVRLGAFVNSTADFTDQAKVANGASELMFDVFGEAGRHARAAVGVPVLPLGAAVEVDAIIALRPQH
- a CDS encoding DNA-packaging protein; its protein translation is MNHERLNALANLSDAARDDWYASLREDDADALGLYWRLWARPEQLPPPDDWDTWLICAGRGFGKTRAGAEWVRMIACTDRHARIALVGASLSEVRSVMIEGESGILAVCAPNNAPQWEPSLRRLSWASGARGYCYSAAEPESLRGPQHSHAWCDEIAKWDNAGERATAAWDNLQMGLRLGEHPRVAATTTPRAVPLVRRLLDEAETGDVAVTRGTTWDNEDNLPARFVDRMRRQFASTTLGRQELDGELLTDIEGALWTRALLEMCRQTPAPLQGSGSGGGVSHFTRIVIGADPPASAHGDACGIVVCGVDEEALATVLADESVEHASPEKWARAVARAADKWEADRVIAEANQGGAMVESVLRAADVGLPVKLVHASRGKVARAEPVAALYEAGRVRHAGLFAKLEDQLCGLIVGGGYEGPGRSPDRADALVWALAELMLGRGRRPGVRAL
- a CDS encoding OsmC family protein — protein: MANISTGSAKYEGFGKDGKGHVSTGSGALKDQPYGFKTRFEDEPGTNPEELIAAAHASCFTMALSFQLAGKGHSDGTIETTCKVTLEKDGEGFKVSKSALSVTGGGDGLDKATFEECAKTAKENCPLSKLLDTEITLETNFKG
- a CDS encoding response regulator; translated protein: MAKRILVVEDNDLNRKLFCDVLRAKGYEVLGCADGNSVIASAHQFGPDLAIMDIQLPHVSGLDLIAQMKADSKLAGVPVLAVTAYAGKGDEDRIRAAGAEDYLAKPVSIGPFSAKVLALIGE
- a CDS encoding YqaA family protein, with the protein product MLRGLYNWTMEKAAHPYAQWWLAFFCFVEASFFPIPPHPLLGLMCLAEPKKAIRFGVIATLASVVGGLFGYFIGWGLYDLVGEWLIGAIGMTDSFPRAACYLREYDWEAIVVAGSTPVPFKLLTISAGFVNMNIVTFILASLVGRGMIFFTVGLLFRIFGAPIKVFIDKYLPWVTAAFVALVIGGVLVLTQVGHGDETDANDPCAAVHSIEDL
- a CDS encoding MBL fold metallo-hydrolase, with product MTNPHIRAFFDEPTNTVSYLVWDPDTAKGAVIDPVLDFDLASGEADVRSAEAILAAAEEEGVTIERVLETHAHADHLSAAPFIKAKTGARIGIGAHIRDVQKIFRPVFGMDDLKTDGSDFDDLFADGESFAIGSLRVEVLHVPGHTPADIAYKIGDAVFVGDTLFMPDFGTARADFPGGDAHQLYHSIRRLLALPEETRLFMCHDYKAPGREDYAWETTVGEQKRSSVHVHDGVSEEEFVAMREARDSDLAVPRLLLPSVQVNIRAGRFPEATDNGVSYLRIPIKPVRHALDAG
- a CDS encoding aquaporin, with the translated sequence MSRRLAAEAIGSFFLFAGVLGSGVMAQNLMDGNVAVALLANTIATGAILYVLIAMLGPISGAHFNPAVSIAFALRGETRVRIALLYILVQLLAGALGALAVHLMFDLPILQLSTKARTGVGQWAGEAIATFGLILTILVTLKRLPGSVPASVALYITAAYWFTSSTSFANPAITVVRSLSDTFAGIAPVDVPGFIAAQLVGMMLAVGVGGWLSADPPTGEAG
- a CDS encoding SEL1-like repeat protein; this translates as MRLTSVEIETATPATDQIADLTIARLIAAAADGDAQACYELGVIWSTGGHGLDCDLIEAHQWFNLAAARGHREAAWCRADISDEMTAREIAEAQRRARQWMIEQRKSA
- a CDS encoding metalloregulator ArsR/SmtB family transcription factor, which codes for MDNDTLLAPADLATFEANASSVAELLKALGNTRRLMVMCKLAEHGEMRVNALAEEVGLSQSALSQHLAKMRAEGLVDSRREAQTAWYRIADPRCRTLLATLHDLYCQE
- a CDS encoding sulfite exporter TauE/SafE family protein, which codes for MDLAHILITLLSGGVIGFVLGLVGGGGSILAVPLLVYAVGMKSPHMAIGTAAVAVALNALVGLVGHARSGNVRWQCALSFALAGSAGAALGAEAGKAVDGESLLGLFGGLMVVVALLMLRGRKAAENPLVRMTRENAKSMLSRILPIGFGTGLLAGFFGIGGGFLIVPGLVFATAMPLSLAIGSSLVAVSAFGITTAGSYALSGMVDWTIVAWLVAGGIGGSVLGRGAGAKLATHKRALEIGFAVLVAAVGVWVIVKSFG
- a CDS encoding rhodanese family protein, whose translation is MTSTPKTVSPTEARRMMAEGAKLVDIRGTDEFARARAQGAENRPLDQIERIDCDGPIVFMCRSGMRTGSNAQRLAACHDGEAFLLEGGLEGWRKADLPVEEDRSQPIEIMRQVQIAAGSLVLLGVILGLTVAPGWFALSGFVGAGLVFAGTTGWCGMAYLLAIMPWNRQAAAA
- a CDS encoding aminotransferase class I/II-fold pyridoxal phosphate-dependent enzyme, which encodes MSEGISQPDAPVVREGRAKGDLFAKFDDLIAMREGLLASGVEDPFNLVMEKVLSPTRAICNGRETILLGTYNYMGMTFDPDVIEAGKQALEEFGSGTTGSRVLNGTYQGHKECEDALKEFYGMDHAMVFSTGYQANLGIISTIAGKGDYVVLDIDSHASIYDGCAMGRAEIVAFRHNDIEALEKRLKRIPADAGKLVVLEGVYSMLGDVAPLKEMIRVSKEAGAMVLVDEAHSMGFIGEHGRGVAEDQGVLDDVDFVIGTFSKSVGTVGGFCVSNHPDFEIMRLVCRPYVFTASLPPSVVATAATSIRKLMHGSNKRAHLWENSKRLHGGLKELGFQLGTDEPQSAIVAVIMPDLTKGAQMWEALLKEGLYVNLARPPATPANMTLLRCSLCAEHSEEEVSTILGMFERAGKATGII
- a CDS encoding HAD family hydrolase, giving the protein MSRPLVITDCDEVLLHMVAHFRDWLGEAHAIDFAFDAPDFTTALTRRETGETVEQKEIWRLLNGFFDTEMERQEPIAGAVEAYGTLAEQADVVVLTNLLDHRQEDRARQLARHGIDVKVYTNQGPKGGAIARILDEYSPSRAVFIDDLSQHHSSAREHAPDIARLHLCGEPGLAPHIACGAKAGDAHARIDTWHEALPWILDRLEKPA
- a CDS encoding GNAT family N-acetyltransferase, with amino-acid sequence MADRELTARIHGGVAGIDAAAWNRVAGEDNPFVGHAFLSAMEDSGSVGPGTGWQAAPITIADDGGTIHAALPAYLKSHSRGEYVFDQGWADAYERAGGRYYPKLQIAAPFTPATGPRLLFEDEAFAAPLLNAAEQVCHEHGLSGAHATFIAPDQVSLFERAGWLIRSDLQFHWENDGFADFDAFLDTLASRKRKNLRKERAKAQEQVEIRHLTGDDLTEDVWDAFWEFYQDTGMRKWGTPYLTREAFTLLGERMGEQILLIFAYLDGQPVAGAMNVIGGTTLFGRYWGCLVDIPFLHFELCYYQAIDAAIARGLSRVEAGAQGGHKLARGYAPVQTRSAHYIADPGLRAAVAEFLERERQGIAAEQNFLEERTPFRKG
- a CDS encoding DUF3572 domain-containing protein; protein product: MTTPPPDSSSSAPHSGSHGGHSDAEALALGALGWILTDERRADRLLSLTGLTPERLRHGIEDKSVQAAVLEFLAAHEPDLVLAADALNVDPAVIIAAHRELSA
- a CDS encoding acyl carrier protein, translated to MDRAEIDRRIRDLIEPFNKNGVTITDATTFQVDLEFDSLTVMDFVAAIEDEFDIIISMNQQAEIETYGQLVDAVKKLVDAG